A single Symbiobacterium thermophilum IAM 14863 DNA region contains:
- a CDS encoding response regulator transcription factor, which produces MQPQHILVADDEPELIEILTDYLEAEGYAVTGVETGEEAVARVRDGAFDCVVLDVMLPGMSGFEACRAIRAFSDVPILFLSARGEDADKIRGLGLGGDDYVAKPFSPPEVVARVKALLRRYRPSAEQWRFGPLTIDPKGYRVWRDGREVAMTAKELELLIFLARHPGQVFSREQLYDRVWGDFGDPRTVTVHINRIREKIEADPSRPQFIQTVRGLGYRFTGVPR; this is translated from the coding sequence ATGCAGCCGCAGCACATCCTGGTGGCCGATGACGAACCGGAGTTGATCGAGATCCTCACCGATTACCTGGAGGCCGAAGGCTACGCCGTCACCGGGGTGGAGACCGGGGAGGAGGCCGTGGCCCGGGTGCGGGACGGCGCGTTTGACTGCGTTGTGCTCGACGTGATGCTGCCGGGCATGAGCGGCTTCGAGGCCTGCCGCGCCATTCGTGCGTTCAGCGACGTGCCGATCCTCTTCCTCAGCGCCCGCGGGGAGGACGCCGACAAGATCCGCGGCCTCGGACTGGGCGGCGACGACTACGTGGCCAAGCCCTTCAGCCCGCCTGAGGTGGTGGCGAGGGTCAAGGCCCTCCTGCGCCGCTACCGGCCTTCCGCCGAACAGTGGCGGTTCGGGCCGCTCACCATCGACCCGAAGGGCTACCGCGTCTGGCGGGACGGCCGGGAGGTCGCGATGACGGCGAAGGAACTGGAGCTCCTGATCTTCCTCGCCCGCCACCCGGGCCAGGTCTTCAGCCGGGAGCAGCTCTACGACCGGGTGTGGGGCGATTTCGGCGACCCCCGCACGGTCACGGTGCACATCAACCGGATCCGGGAGAAGATCGAGGCCGACCCCTCCCGGCCGCAGTTCATCCAGACCGTGCGCGGTCTTGGGTACCGGTTCACGGGGGTGCCGCGATGA
- a CDS encoding sensor histidine kinase translates to MTRRWSLRTLALTAVLAALLLPLLALGGGLVGTVALNAGMVSLAEDEVAAAERAVARLVTERWDELGGPAFAAELGELQSRWSFALEVRGLDDRVRYASPSVADGRLVSSGFRLEPTQRVRLLQRNGEPLGLLVLWVWPQAALSGVGAAARVGFGLALASLLALLVGVLVWTGRAVLRPLRALEAATRAVAEGDLDFALPRSRVQELDALGQAFTAMRDRLQAALERQAALQEERRQLIAAIGHDLRTPLSSVRAFAEGLRDGLAREPAKAAHYADVILRKTAEVERLVEDLFQFSRLELPETRAALREVDLAAFLKATLGAFGAQAEQKGVVLAAEGPDLTAGLDPALLGRALDNLIANALRHTPPGGQIRLTWGRHGGEVCIAVADTGEGIPPEELPHLFTPMHRPDRSRSRRSGGAGLGLAIAARIAALHGGRITCESRVGEGTTFTLILPAAPLP, encoded by the coding sequence ATGACCCGCCGCTGGAGCCTGCGGACCCTGGCCCTGACCGCCGTGCTGGCGGCCCTGCTCCTGCCCCTGCTGGCCCTGGGCGGCGGGCTCGTGGGCACGGTGGCCCTCAACGCCGGGATGGTCAGCCTGGCCGAGGACGAGGTGGCCGCGGCGGAGCGGGCGGTCGCCCGGCTGGTGACGGAACGGTGGGACGAGCTGGGCGGACCGGCGTTCGCCGCGGAACTCGGAGAGCTGCAGTCTCGATGGTCTTTCGCCCTGGAGGTGCGCGGCCTGGATGACCGGGTGCGCTACGCCAGCCCGTCGGTGGCGGACGGCAGACTGGTGAGCAGCGGCTTTCGCCTCGAGCCCACCCAGCGGGTCCGGCTTCTGCAGCGGAACGGCGAACCGCTGGGCCTCCTGGTGCTCTGGGTCTGGCCGCAGGCGGCGCTCTCCGGTGTGGGCGCCGCGGCCAGGGTGGGCTTCGGGCTCGCGCTGGCCTCGCTGCTCGCCCTGCTCGTGGGGGTGCTGGTCTGGACCGGCCGGGCGGTGCTGCGCCCGCTGCGCGCGCTGGAGGCCGCCACCCGGGCGGTGGCCGAGGGCGACCTGGATTTTGCCTTGCCCCGCTCGCGGGTCCAGGAACTGGACGCCCTGGGACAGGCCTTCACCGCGATGCGGGACCGGCTGCAGGCGGCCCTGGAGCGGCAGGCGGCGCTGCAGGAGGAGCGCCGGCAGCTGATCGCCGCGATCGGCCATGACCTGCGGACGCCGCTCTCCTCGGTGCGCGCCTTCGCCGAGGGGCTGCGGGACGGCCTCGCCCGGGAGCCGGCGAAGGCGGCGCACTACGCCGACGTGATCCTCCGGAAGACCGCGGAGGTCGAGCGGCTGGTGGAGGACCTGTTTCAGTTCTCCCGGCTGGAGCTGCCGGAGACCCGGGCGGCGCTGCGGGAGGTGGACCTGGCCGCGTTCCTGAAGGCCACCCTGGGCGCCTTCGGCGCGCAGGCCGAGCAGAAGGGGGTGGTCCTGGCCGCCGAGGGGCCTGACCTGACGGCCGGGCTTGACCCGGCGCTGCTGGGCCGCGCCCTCGACAACCTGATCGCCAACGCCCTGCGCCACACGCCCCCCGGGGGGCAGATCCGCCTCACCTGGGGCCGCCACGGCGGGGAGGTGTGCATCGCCGTGGCCGACACCGGGGAGGGCATCCCGCCGGAGGAGCTGCCGCACCTCTTCACGCCCATGCACCGCCCTGACCGCTCCCGTTCCCGGCGCAGCGGCGGGGCCGGTCTGGGACTGGCCATCGCCGCCCGCATCGCGGCGCTCCACGGCGGGCGGATCACCTGCGAGAGCCGGGTGGGGGAGGGTACCACGTTTACGCTCATCCTGCCCGCGGCGCCGCTGCCCTGA
- a CDS encoding stalk domain-containing protein, which yields MKLWKKTAALSALVMGVSAAPALATSVPADTPVDATPISAPVEILPIVAPEEAGSFLRLVGPVEWVDLEGGFWAVAGMRLIGDQEEIAQFAGQEVVVEGTEFTGISFHMVPAIEVMSIRLAGEVEAMAPVLRDVGADAPLPREILVNGKPVARELGSPVVADGVLLVPLRAIAEAMGAEVAWDGEGQLVRVGLADRTVIFRIGQQEAEVLDAAVAPAGSARISMAQPAQIVGDRTMISADAITTVFGLRQTEAEEGVMSLVPGDVADLTAPEPVTLPDDAFHDLLTGRIRQVEDGRILLEGPPMANGEPMLIWLTVSDDTQITVGEGAGTAADLQVGAEVIVSLSGPILESFPARGGADSIQVLPAPKADILTGVIKEIEGGRILLEGEPMDSGEPFLAWLAVDENTVITIGDAGATAADLQVGARVEVELTGPMLMSYPAQGGAARIRILPAE from the coding sequence ATGAAACTCTGGAAGAAGACCGCTGCGCTCAGCGCCCTCGTGATGGGCGTGTCCGCAGCTCCCGCACTGGCCACAAGCGTCCCGGCCGATACGCCTGTCGACGCGACTCCGATCTCCGCCCCGGTGGAGATCCTGCCCATCGTGGCCCCCGAGGAGGCCGGGAGCTTCCTGCGGCTGGTGGGGCCGGTGGAGTGGGTGGACCTGGAGGGCGGCTTCTGGGCCGTGGCCGGCATGCGGCTGATCGGGGATCAGGAGGAGATCGCGCAGTTCGCCGGCCAGGAGGTGGTGGTCGAGGGCACCGAGTTCACCGGGATCTCGTTCCACATGGTCCCGGCCATCGAGGTGATGAGCATCCGGCTGGCCGGCGAGGTCGAGGCCATGGCCCCGGTGCTCCGGGACGTGGGCGCGGACGCGCCGCTGCCGAGGGAGATCCTCGTGAACGGCAAGCCGGTCGCCCGGGAGCTCGGCAGCCCCGTGGTGGCTGACGGCGTCCTGCTGGTGCCCCTGCGGGCCATCGCCGAGGCGATGGGCGCCGAGGTGGCCTGGGACGGCGAGGGGCAGCTCGTGCGGGTCGGCCTGGCTGACCGGACCGTGATCTTCCGCATCGGTCAGCAGGAGGCGGAGGTGCTGGACGCGGCGGTCGCACCGGCCGGCAGCGCCCGGATCTCCATGGCCCAGCCCGCCCAGATCGTGGGCGACCGGACCATGATCTCGGCGGACGCCATTACCACGGTGTTCGGCCTGCGCCAGACCGAGGCGGAGGAAGGCGTGATGAGCCTGGTGCCCGGCGACGTGGCCGACCTGACGGCGCCGGAGCCGGTCACCCTGCCGGACGACGCGTTCCACGACCTTCTGACCGGCAGGATCCGCCAGGTCGAGGACGGGCGCATCCTGCTGGAGGGCCCGCCGATGGCCAACGGGGAGCCGATGCTGATCTGGCTCACCGTCTCGGATGACACGCAGATCACCGTGGGCGAGGGCGCCGGCACCGCCGCCGACCTGCAGGTGGGCGCCGAGGTGATCGTCTCGCTCTCCGGCCCGATTCTGGAGTCCTTCCCGGCCCGGGGCGGCGCGGACAGCATTCAGGTGCTGCCGGCGCCGAAGGCGGACATCCTCACCGGCGTGATCAAGGAGATCGAGGGCGGCCGGATCCTGCTGGAGGGCGAGCCCATGGACAGCGGCGAGCCTTTCCTGGCGTGGCTGGCCGTGGATGAGAACACCGTCATCACCATCGGCGACGCCGGGGCTACCGCCGCCGACCTGCAGGTGGGCGCCCGGGTTGAGGTGGAGCTGACCGGTCCCATGCTGATGTCCTACCCCGCCCAGGGCGGCGCGGCCCGGATCCGGATCCTGCCGGCGGAATAG
- a CDS encoding alpha/beta hydrolase — protein MRKLTAALLALLLLAGCAPGDGPAGGEIRRRALTIALDETWTAAAELTYPAGGDGPWPAVILFHGSGPMDMDATNVDAGGRVVSANFRLLAERLARSGYVVLRFHKRGVRRPGDYDPEQAYRATTNQLIADAGRVIAAAREQPEVDGGRIYLYGWSQGAQVAAHAALADRGVAGVILQGPPTGGWAETLRYQHLELGLRLLAEVDADGDGKLSAREWMDVPPGPAALMGSFYVWAPDSTPWASKMRADTDRDGDGLIDLEAELRPAIEALIANPAVNPMMDPANEPAESLAEIAPRLGRPVLILHGEHDGFVPVSDGEAIAAAAPETATLRRLPGLGHALSPTADPARDEFGPMDEAAIAALLEWLQAQAAAR, from the coding sequence GTGCGCAAGCTCACCGCTGCACTGCTGGCGCTGCTCCTGCTGGCGGGCTGTGCGCCGGGGGACGGACCGGCCGGCGGCGAAATCCGGCGTCGTGCCCTGACCATCGCCCTGGACGAGACCTGGACCGCGGCCGCGGAGCTCACCTACCCGGCCGGGGGCGACGGGCCCTGGCCGGCGGTGATCCTGTTCCACGGGTCGGGGCCCATGGACATGGATGCCACCAACGTGGACGCCGGAGGCCGGGTGGTGTCGGCCAACTTCCGGCTGCTGGCGGAGCGGCTGGCCCGGTCGGGCTATGTCGTCCTCCGCTTCCACAAGCGGGGGGTGAGGCGACCGGGTGACTACGACCCGGAGCAGGCCTACCGTGCGACTACCAACCAGCTCATCGCCGACGCCGGGCGGGTGATCGCAGCCGCCCGGGAGCAGCCCGAGGTGGATGGCGGCCGCATCTACCTGTACGGCTGGAGCCAGGGTGCGCAGGTCGCCGCCCACGCCGCCCTGGCCGACCGGGGGGTGGCGGGGGTGATCCTGCAGGGGCCGCCCACCGGGGGCTGGGCGGAGACCCTGCGCTACCAGCACCTGGAACTCGGGCTCCGTCTGCTGGCGGAGGTGGACGCAGACGGGGACGGCAAGCTGTCGGCGAGGGAGTGGATGGACGTGCCGCCGGGACCCGCCGCGCTGATGGGCAGCTTCTACGTCTGGGCGCCGGACTCCACGCCCTGGGCGTCGAAGATGCGGGCAGACACCGACCGGGACGGCGACGGGCTCATCGACCTGGAGGCGGAGCTGCGGCCGGCCATTGAAGCGCTTATCGCCAATCCCGCCGTGAACCCCATGATGGATCCCGCCAACGAGCCGGCTGAATCCCTGGCGGAGATCGCACCCCGTCTGGGCCGGCCGGTGCTGATCCTGCACGGGGAGCACGACGGGTTCGTGCCGGTGTCGGACGGCGAGGCCATCGCCGCCGCGGCGCCGGAGACCGCCACCCTGCGCCGCCTTCCCGGGCTCGGCCACGCCCTGAGCCCCACCGCGGACCCTGCCCGGGACGAGTTCGGCCCGATGGACGAGGCGGCGATCGCCGCGCTGCTGGAGTGGCTGCAGGCGCAGGCGGCGGCCCGGTGA
- a CDS encoding methyl-accepting chemotaxis protein, with product MRWGLRTTLTVGAIAIVAVLVSTIFMVVRALNIQREQYDDLANDLRMAQIKATQLQSHAQGQARSLWAYAATGSVDYLDQFETYRQYADEASNWLAATVESEQGVKLLTALRDAETAVSKAVESLNRLNLTDLRAQLPALMPLMDDYIDAANAIAEYVDGAAGYQEIATIEATNRQRLVVIGLIVGYGVVSAIIALVVIRGVVGVLEQVRAAVVQVADGDLSDVELRYDGNDPVGQMCRSLREMIPALRGLVAGVGDTSRAVTESAAELHATTEEMSRSATMVAEAISQIARGTGEQAAAADNIQSRMRQLREAIDQIAGGAEEQAKQAQRAVEDLAGMLEQLSQASAHVRNVNRLAADALATAQEGQSTVLRSAAGMAEIQASVAATAEQVAGLGELSQQIGAITEAITAIADQTNLLALNAAIEAARAGEHGRGFSVVADEVRKLAERAASSANEIAALISRIQASTTEAVESMNRVNAQVEAGVEMARSAEQGLGRIVTMVRDTQEHAAEVVRVTEKLVEDSRGIQSAVSEMAAVAEENSAATEEMAASSDSVLEAVAVIASSAQETAAAAQEVSASTEELTAGAETIAQSTQRLAGMSRELLSRVGRFRY from the coding sequence GTGCGCTGGGGTCTTCGCACAACACTGACCGTTGGCGCCATCGCGATCGTCGCGGTTCTGGTCTCCACCATTTTCATGGTGGTGCGTGCCCTCAACATCCAGCGGGAACAGTACGACGACCTGGCGAACGACCTTCGCATGGCCCAGATCAAGGCCACCCAGCTGCAGTCCCACGCCCAGGGCCAGGCCCGCAGCCTCTGGGCCTACGCCGCAACGGGCAGCGTCGACTACCTGGACCAGTTCGAGACCTATCGGCAGTACGCCGATGAGGCGTCCAACTGGCTGGCCGCCACCGTGGAGAGCGAGCAGGGCGTGAAGCTGCTGACGGCCCTGCGCGACGCGGAAACCGCCGTGTCGAAGGCCGTCGAGTCGCTGAACCGGCTGAACCTGACGGATCTCAGGGCCCAGCTCCCCGCGTTGATGCCGCTCATGGACGACTACATCGACGCGGCCAACGCCATTGCCGAGTACGTGGACGGCGCCGCCGGATACCAGGAGATCGCCACCATCGAGGCGACGAACCGGCAGCGGCTGGTCGTCATCGGCCTCATCGTCGGGTACGGCGTCGTCTCGGCGATCATCGCCCTGGTCGTGATCCGGGGCGTCGTGGGCGTCTTAGAGCAGGTGCGGGCGGCCGTGGTCCAGGTCGCCGACGGCGACCTCTCGGACGTGGAACTGCGGTATGACGGCAACGACCCGGTGGGCCAGATGTGCCGCTCGCTCAGGGAGATGATCCCGGCCTTGCGGGGGCTGGTCGCCGGCGTCGGCGACACCTCCCGCGCCGTCACCGAGTCCGCGGCCGAACTGCACGCGACCACGGAGGAGATGTCCCGTTCGGCCACCATGGTGGCGGAGGCCATCTCCCAGATTGCCCGGGGCACCGGCGAGCAGGCGGCCGCCGCGGACAACATCCAGTCCCGCATGCGGCAGCTCCGGGAGGCGATCGACCAGATCGCCGGCGGCGCCGAGGAGCAGGCAAAGCAGGCGCAGCGGGCCGTGGAGGACCTGGCGGGGATGCTGGAGCAGCTCTCGCAGGCGTCCGCACACGTGCGGAACGTGAACCGTCTGGCCGCCGACGCCCTGGCCACCGCCCAGGAGGGCCAGTCCACCGTGCTGCGCTCGGCCGCGGGCATGGCCGAGATCCAGGCCAGCGTGGCCGCCACGGCTGAGCAGGTGGCGGGGCTGGGCGAGCTGTCGCAGCAGATCGGCGCCATCACGGAGGCGATCACCGCCATCGCGGATCAGACCAACCTGCTCGCCCTCAACGCGGCGATCGAGGCCGCCCGGGCCGGCGAGCACGGGCGCGGCTTCTCGGTGGTCGCGGACGAGGTGCGGAAGCTGGCGGAGCGGGCCGCCTCCTCGGCCAACGAGATCGCGGCGCTTATCAGCCGGATCCAGGCGAGCACCACCGAGGCCGTCGAGAGCATGAACCGGGTCAACGCGCAGGTCGAGGCCGGCGTTGAGATGGCCCGTTCCGCCGAACAGGGGTTGGGCCGCATCGTCACCATGGTCAGGGACACCCAGGAGCACGCGGCCGAGGTCGTGCGGGTGACCGAGAAGCTGGTGGAGGACAGCAGGGGGATCCAGTCGGCCGTGTCCGAGATGGCGGCGGTCGCCGAGGAGAACTCCGCCGCCACGGAGGAGATGGCCGCCAGTTCGGATTCCGTCCTGGAGGCCGTGGCCGTCATTGCCTCCTCGGCGCAGGAGACGGCCGCCGCGGCCCAGGAGGTGTCCGCCTCCACCGAGGAGCTGACCGCCGGCGCCGAGACCATCGCGCAGTCCACCCAGCGGCTGGCGGGCATGTCCCGGGAGCTACTCTCCCGGGTCGGACGGTTCCGGTACTAG
- a CDS encoding ATP-binding cassette domain-containing protein translates to MIRVDGLTIAGKLTDIRLTVQPGELVAVVGSRGSGKSTLVRALVGLVPPDGGTVTVGGHPAGSDAGRALVGAASEAWGLMERLTVWENLNTFARLRGAPRDRAAALLNRLDLGGRRDVRVDRLTPGEAARLRLACALVHDPSVLFLDEPAGDIDSESASLIAFTVAQEAEAGKTVLVMTFGDPRILGVASRICYLEGGRLVEPEAAAAGEPAPPSAVRRPVPHVAARKGDRVLLFRPEEIRFAYARDKAVYIETPEGTCGVSFTLAELEERLADSGFFRSHKAYLVNLAYVREIAAWTRDSYSLILKDGEEVPLSKHRAHELRVRLNG, encoded by the coding sequence GTGATCCGCGTAGATGGACTGACCATTGCCGGAAAGCTGACCGACATCCGCCTCACCGTACAGCCGGGCGAACTGGTGGCCGTGGTGGGGAGCAGGGGCAGCGGCAAGAGCACCCTGGTGCGGGCCCTGGTGGGCCTCGTTCCCCCGGACGGCGGGACGGTGACGGTGGGCGGCCATCCCGCCGGGTCGGACGCCGGCCGCGCCCTGGTGGGCGCGGCCAGCGAGGCCTGGGGACTGATGGAGCGGCTGACGGTATGGGAGAACCTGAACACCTTCGCCCGGCTCCGAGGCGCGCCCCGGGACCGGGCCGCGGCGCTGCTGAACCGGCTTGACCTGGGCGGCCGGCGCGACGTGCGGGTCGACCGGCTCACCCCGGGGGAGGCGGCACGGCTGCGCCTCGCCTGCGCCCTGGTTCACGACCCGTCCGTGCTGTTCCTCGACGAGCCCGCCGGGGACATCGACAGCGAGAGCGCAAGCCTCATCGCCTTCACCGTCGCCCAGGAGGCGGAGGCGGGGAAGACCGTCCTGGTGATGACCTTCGGCGACCCCCGGATCCTGGGGGTGGCCTCACGGATCTGCTACCTGGAGGGCGGCCGCCTGGTGGAGCCGGAGGCCGCAGCCGCCGGGGAACCGGCGCCGCCGTCCGCCGTCCGCAGGCCCGTCCCCCATGTGGCGGCCCGCAAAGGCGACCGGGTCCTGCTCTTCCGCCCGGAGGAGATCCGCTTCGCCTACGCCCGGGACAAGGCGGTCTACATCGAGACCCCGGAGGGAACCTGCGGGGTCAGCTTCACCCTGGCGGAACTGGAGGAGCGGCTGGCCGACAGCGGGTTCTTCCGCAGCCACAAAGCGTACCTGGTCAACCTCGCGTACGTCAGGGAGATCGCCGCGTGGACCCGGGACTCCTACTCCCTCATCCTGAAGGACGGCGAGGAGGTGCCGCTCAGCAAGCACCGCGCCCACGAGCTGCGGGTGCGTCTCAACGGATAG
- the murB gene encoding UDP-N-acetylmuramate dehydrogenase, with amino-acid sequence MDVHGAAYATHGKGVTGIAALDIQQGVSLRDYSTMRLGGWAAYLAHVRSPAEVEEGIAWAEARHLPVIMVGGGSNIIWRDEGFAGLVLVNRIPGFELADQGGHLLLTVGAGENWDSVVARAVAAGASGIERLSLIPGTAGATPVQNVGAYGQEIADVLVSVDAYDRQERRFVRIPAAECAFGYRRSRFNQADRGRFFITALTLRLLREPPRAPFYPALGRYLEERGLTHPTVQQVRDAVIAIRRAKLPDPAHVANCGSFFRNPIIPAPQAAELLRRYPDMPHWPVPGGGVKLAAGWLIDRAGFRGVADPETGMGTWPAQALVVVNHRASSTADLLRFKQKVQDEVRRRFGVTLEQEPELLP; translated from the coding sequence TTGGACGTACACGGCGCAGCATACGCTACGCACGGGAAGGGGGTAACCGGCATCGCAGCGCTGGACATTCAACAGGGAGTCTCTCTGCGCGACTACTCGACGATGCGCCTGGGCGGCTGGGCGGCCTATCTCGCCCACGTCCGGAGCCCTGCGGAGGTGGAGGAGGGCATCGCCTGGGCCGAGGCCCGCCACCTGCCGGTGATCATGGTCGGCGGCGGCAGCAACATCATCTGGCGGGACGAGGGGTTCGCCGGCCTGGTGCTGGTCAACCGCATCCCCGGATTTGAACTGGCGGACCAGGGCGGGCACTTGCTCCTGACCGTGGGCGCAGGCGAGAACTGGGACTCGGTGGTGGCGCGGGCGGTCGCCGCGGGCGCGTCGGGCATCGAACGGCTGAGCCTGATTCCCGGCACCGCGGGGGCCACCCCGGTCCAGAACGTAGGCGCCTACGGACAGGAGATCGCGGACGTGCTGGTGTCGGTGGACGCGTACGACCGGCAGGAAAGGCGCTTCGTGCGCATTCCGGCGGCGGAGTGTGCCTTCGGGTACCGGCGTTCCCGCTTCAACCAGGCCGACCGCGGCCGGTTCTTCATCACCGCGCTGACGCTGCGGCTGCTGCGGGAGCCCCCGAGAGCCCCCTTCTATCCGGCCCTGGGCCGGTACCTGGAGGAGCGGGGCCTCACCCACCCCACGGTGCAGCAGGTGCGGGACGCGGTCATCGCCATCCGCCGCGCCAAGTTGCCCGATCCGGCCCACGTCGCCAACTGCGGCTCCTTCTTCCGCAACCCGATCATCCCGGCCCCGCAGGCTGCGGAGCTCCTCCGTCGCTACCCCGACATGCCGCACTGGCCCGTGCCCGGCGGCGGGGTGAAGCTGGCGGCCGGCTGGCTGATCGACCGGGCGGGCTTCCGGGGCGTGGCCGACCCGGAGACCGGGATGGGCACGTGGCCGGCGCAGGCGCTGGTGGTCGTCAACCACCGGGCGTCCAGCACCGCAGACCTGCTGCGCTTCAAGCAGAAGGTCCAGGACGAGGTGCGGAGGCGCTTCGGGGTGACCCTGGAGCAGGAGCCGGAGCTTCTCCCCTGA
- a CDS encoding ABC transporter permease, with product MRMVALAQAQLQDVIRNPLLVLFAALLPAMGIMMRLVMPESARPLLVVMLSVMAPYFVGWNVAGITLAEEKEKRRLEALFLTPVRPWQVVMVKGALALAGTLVMGAVMLAVGGKVPVRPGIWFLAYLLLTLFAVGAGTLLGLLFKDMRSMSIGGTPVQILLLFATTLPWALAGPVLWEVQAWLPTRPVVDLMQAGFFGEEVPVLRHALVMLGYVAAVWLANVSLVRRLSFLVR from the coding sequence ATGAGGATGGTGGCCCTGGCACAGGCCCAGCTGCAGGACGTGATCCGGAACCCGCTGCTGGTGCTGTTTGCGGCCCTCCTGCCCGCGATGGGGATCATGATGAGGCTGGTCATGCCCGAAAGCGCCCGGCCCCTGCTGGTGGTCATGCTCTCGGTGATGGCCCCCTACTTCGTCGGGTGGAACGTGGCGGGCATCACGCTGGCGGAGGAGAAGGAGAAGCGGCGGCTGGAGGCGCTGTTCCTCACGCCCGTGCGCCCCTGGCAGGTGGTGATGGTCAAGGGAGCGCTGGCGCTGGCCGGCACCCTGGTCATGGGGGCGGTGATGCTGGCCGTCGGGGGAAAGGTGCCCGTGCGGCCCGGGATCTGGTTTCTCGCCTACCTGCTGCTGACGCTCTTCGCCGTCGGCGCCGGGACGCTCCTGGGGCTTCTCTTCAAGGACATGCGGTCCATGTCCATCGGCGGGACGCCGGTTCAGATCCTGCTGCTCTTCGCCACCACGCTTCCCTGGGCCCTGGCAGGCCCCGTGCTGTGGGAGGTCCAGGCCTGGCTGCCCACGCGGCCGGTGGTCGACCTGATGCAGGCGGGGTTCTTCGGCGAGGAGGTGCCGGTCCTCCGGCACGCACTGGTGATGCTGGGCTACGTCGCCGCAGTCTGGCTGGCCAACGTGAGCCTGGTGCGCCGGCTCTCCTTCCTGGTGCGGTGA
- a CDS encoding ABC transporter ATP-binding protein has protein sequence MISLTQVTMRYGGTVALDGVDLQVAAGETLGLLGPNGAGKTTALRLLAGMAPPFRGRVSVMGVDPWSEPDRVRTRMGVLPEGTGLFDRLTVGENLALFAGLYGLGRESVQRALDATGAAHLTGRRVGSLSKGERQRVALARAVLHDPELLILDEPTSGLDPAAAASLHQIIRDMQARGRTVVLASHDMAEVEALCDRVAILDRGRLVACDAPAALKARHGRRWVRVTVAGSEGPETLRWPLEEAAWVEVAARHQALGTLLAVHTEEATLSEVFLKTTGRELA, from the coding sequence GTGATCAGCCTGACCCAGGTGACCATGCGCTACGGCGGGACGGTCGCCCTCGACGGCGTGGACCTGCAGGTCGCCGCCGGCGAGACCCTGGGACTGCTGGGGCCCAACGGGGCCGGGAAGACCACGGCGCTGCGGCTGCTGGCCGGGATGGCCCCGCCGTTCCGCGGGCGGGTGTCGGTGATGGGCGTCGACCCGTGGTCGGAGCCTGACCGGGTGCGGACCCGGATGGGGGTACTGCCGGAAGGCACGGGCCTGTTCGATCGGCTGACCGTGGGAGAGAACCTGGCGCTCTTCGCCGGCCTCTACGGGCTCGGCCGGGAGAGCGTCCAGCGGGCCCTGGACGCGACGGGGGCGGCCCACCTGACCGGCCGGCGCGTCGGCAGCCTGTCAAAGGGGGAGCGGCAGCGGGTGGCCCTCGCCCGGGCCGTGCTCCACGATCCGGAGTTGCTCATCCTGGACGAGCCGACGTCGGGGCTCGATCCCGCCGCGGCCGCGTCGCTGCACCAGATCATCCGGGACATGCAGGCGCGGGGCCGCACCGTGGTCCTGGCCAGCCACGACATGGCGGAGGTGGAGGCCCTGTGCGACCGGGTGGCCATCCTGGACCGGGGCCGCCTGGTGGCCTGCGACGCCCCCGCCGCCCTGAAGGCGCGGCACGGGCGACGGTGGGTGAGGGTCACCGTCGCCGGAAGCGAGGGGCCGGAGACCCTGCGCTGGCCGCTGGAGGAGGCGGCCTGGGTCGAGGTCGCGGCGCGGCATCAGGCGCTGGGGACGCTGCTGGCCGTGCACACGGAGGAGGCAACGCTGTCCGAGGTCTTCCTGAAGACGACGGGGAGGGAACTGGCATGA
- a CDS encoding YceI family protein has translation MSLALVALLAAGCARGAAQPPVEPQPAAETGTAPAAAEDSTSAGVDGTAYYVDTAQSQASYAVDETFLGQRLDVTAVGRTSALSGAIVLQDGVIQPSTVEVDLTTLRSDQSRRDNQVQRVLDTRNHPKAVFRIQGAEGDPVLTEGQEVPIRLTGTMTIKGVDRPLTFEGTAKLTGGVLTLTAQTTFAMTDFGVDPPNIANFVAVEDEVTVSVTFVGQAQS, from the coding sequence GTGAGCCTGGCCCTGGTGGCGTTGCTGGCAGCCGGGTGTGCCCGGGGGGCGGCGCAGCCCCCGGTTGAGCCCCAGCCCGCGGCGGAGACGGGAACGGCGCCGGCCGCCGCGGAGGACAGCACGTCCGCCGGCGTGGACGGAACCGCCTACTACGTGGACACGGCCCAGTCCCAGGCCTCCTACGCCGTCGATGAGACCTTCCTCGGGCAGCGGCTTGACGTGACCGCGGTGGGCAGGACCTCCGCGCTGTCCGGGGCGATCGTGCTCCAGGACGGCGTCATCCAGCCGTCCACCGTCGAGGTCGACCTGACGACCCTGCGCAGCGACCAGTCCCGGCGGGACAACCAGGTCCAGCGGGTGCTGGACACCCGCAACCACCCCAAGGCCGTCTTCCGCATCCAGGGGGCCGAGGGCGACCCCGTCCTGACGGAGGGGCAGGAGGTGCCCATCCGGCTGACGGGGACCATGACCATCAAGGGCGTGGACAGGCCCCTCACCTTCGAGGGCACGGCGAAGCTCACCGGCGGGGTCCTGACGCTCACCGCCCAGACCACCTTCGCCATGACGGACTTCGGCGTGGACCCGCCCAACATCGCCAACTTCGTGGCGGTGGAAGACGAGGTGACCGTCTCGGTCACCTTCGTGGGGCAGGCGCAGAGCTAG